gctgaggtgcccacgtccaatcaaccgccacgcggcgcccaaggccgcaggctgttagggcccgcggcgcttcgcccttgccctttcgcctccctgcacggccaagtccgggcgcgccttgggcccgggggctactgtcggcgttctagaaacgggggtccccagacttgcctgcctgcggcccgcggcatggctcaaaagggggcccagcacggcccatcttcatcaacacagactcaagaccctcgcgaggggccaagcctcgcggggcagacgacacggagcttcctcaggcacggcctcatcaggctggctcgcgagaaggcagagagatcaaggcggggtacctcacgaggtgcccgtgacgcaagccatgacgaccaagggcaccaggcgggcgccagcccgtgcagtgtcctcctttcctctttggtgcaaagggagcaagcgcaggcgggagcatcaagcaaaggcgcccgtttcgatgcaacgagaccaagaccagtccaatggcagggaggaagtcattgtagagcccaagccagcgtcaccaccagagtctttggcaggcgaggaccaactttagtcaggataagtgtaccagatgttccccttcaaaatggccaattgttagcgcccttcccgctcaatatttgggaagaggcccagggccattgcctataaataggactagccacccccagggtaggggggatcTAGAATCGGCCAACCCTGAAACAAGCTGAGaccgaaatcggagagagaatcgagaagagagagagagagagagagagaagggtgactgaactcctcatagcagttcatcccccggccaagaacaaaccctcgcgaggctgttcttccttgtattgttcatcatcatcagcccaagaggcaatccaccacaccacacaccggagtagggtattacactacaacggtggcccaaaccagtataaaccctgtgtcttttaTGTTGTttttttccatagcttagatcttagcaaggcggaggggtacaggtaggtagaaggcaaaatctctgcacgcactccagtgttcgaacctcaaaggtctgccggaacccgaaatccgacacacatTGCACAATAGATTATTGTGAATGAAAAGGCCAAGTTCCATGTCAAAATGATACGGAACGTGGCTTAGAAGTCAGGGTGCAATGCTGAGGCTATGTTGAACAGTCCCTAGGACCACGATTCCAGCACACCTAACACAAGAAGCCATCAACTGACAGCAGTTCGTTTACAACATGCCATTGCACAAGCGGCAGCATCAGGAACATCTCTACTGTTTCTAATGCTAACATGAAATCGTAAGCAACCACGCCGTCGTAGATCTCCGGCCAGTCCCCATGCTATCACGGCATCGTATGCAACCACGCCAGCAGAGATCTCTGGCAAGTCCTCATGCTAACACGTGGCATCATATGCAACCGCACTGTCAGAGAAGATCTCTTGTCAGTCCTCGTCCATGACATCAAGAGCAGGTATTCGTCTGAAGCGTCCGCCGTGCCTTAGGTCCCCTGATATTGGCGATTTtgactctattcttttcttcttaggCGTAGAATGTTCGCCGGCTACTGATTCAAAGAGTTCTCCCATATTTGACATGTTGGGCCTCTTCTTATCCGGCTCCTCTTTCAGGAAACTGAACACATGCACCCATAGAAAATGTTAGCATGCTGCAAGTCTACATTCAGACACTGAGCACTGTTTCACTTACTAAAGAGTTACAACCCAGAAAGGAAAATGTTAGTTCCAAGGAAAGAACCAAAGTGTACCTCTCCCGGATGATCTTAAACGCTGCCATTGTCGCATAAGGTAATCCAGTCTTTGGATCACGGTATCTACAAGTAAAGCCAAGCCTAAAATAAGATTATCACTTCAAATAACAACCATGGAGACATAACCCACTCTCAGCTTGTAACAGAATGCATCAGTTCAGGTGATACTAATGTAGGAGTATGTTCATTTCAAATCACCGAATCaagtactccctccaatccatattacctgtcgctcaaatggatgtatctagacgtatttcagcGCTAGGAACACCCatttgagcaacaagtaatatggatcggagggagtactacctttgCTATTCCATCACGACAGAACACACTGAAGAGTACAACAATTGCTAGAACTAGGGTGTGCACAAAAATAATTCAGGCAATGCAATTTGTATGGGATTGTTGGATTGGACATAATCTGACACTCTCTAACCAACAGACACATATATATCacaataaaacaaaccaccaccaacCAACACTGCACTGTAAAAACACGCAGCGATTAAAAACCAGAAACATGTGTGCATAATTTTATCAAGTGAAATATGTAATTGTATAAACATGGATGGAAGGAAGCTCCAACTTCACATACAAGGGAAAAGGAACATGAATTAAGGAATGAGCAAACTAGTGTACAGAAAACATACTTGGCAGGAAGTCCTGTTACAACGCAAACAGATTTCTCCGGATCTACAATAACAAAAATTAATACAAGACTACATTGAATTCAAACTGCCAGATAAATAAAAATGTACAGCACCAAAGAGAAACCAACACTTACAAGGAGTTGAAGTCGTACAAAGTTCAGACCCAAATGATGCCCCATTAATGAATTCCAGACGTGATTCCCCTAATTCAGCATGATCATAACTAGTAATCAGCACGCGTAGGATACAGGTTCTTATAATTGAAAAAGGCAGCACAAAAGGAGCAGCTTCTAAGTTCAGTATTCACATGTAAGCAGATATGCATATAGTAGTTACCATCTCTCGAGTGAAATCGAAGTGTAGGACCCTCATAGACAGCTTTCTGAACAACAGCTTTTTTCTTCACCTCCTCCTCTCTTGCCAGTACACGTTCAAGATTTCTCATGTTCATAATCTCTAAAATAGACAAAGGTAAACTAGTCAATCAACACTGGCAGATTCCATCTTTATCTTTGGGAAAGGCACAACGAAGAGGGAAACAGACCAGTTTCAGCTGCTTCCAAGAGCATCTCTTCTTGTGTCATacgtttttcttctccctcttttctcTTCTTAATTGGCTGGTACAGTATAAAAGAGGGAAAACAATCAATCAGCCTGAAAATGCCATTTGTTTGGTACTACAAGATTCTGTTGTCCCTGAATATACTAATAACCATGAATGCAATACGTGGAGGGCTGCTGTACGGTTTACAGACCttagcagtagctttcttttcagcACGTATTGCTTCTCGCTCAGCTTGTCTCACAATGACAGATGTTCTGGTTGATTTCCTGATCGTTTTCTCAGACTCCCATTCATCAGGAACATCTGATTGTTTGGATGAAGTTGTCTTATCAGGATTCTTGTCATCTATGCCTTCATCATCCTCTAGTTTGAtgaccttattcttcttcttcttcttcttggctttcATTTTTTTCATGGTCTTCCCAGGGAAAACTAGCCGCTTCTTAATAGGTAATCTTGTCCATAATCAGGGCACGATTTAGATATATATAACTGACTGTTACGCAGTGCATGAATGTGCTCTGATATGCTTATGAGCTACCATGAAACATGTGTTACCTCTCACTCACTTCCTTCTCTGGGTCGTCGTCAGGTTGAGGTTCCTGGAAAGGAGTTGGATTAGCACAGGCAGTGAGAAAATTATTATGAGCAACAGAGCAAGAGAAGACCAACTTTACAAAAGCTACAATGAATAAGTAAACCAATTGAACAGATTGGGATGAGCAGAAGGAGGGATCTCACATCTTCATCGAAATCACTGTCGAATACATCACCAGCATCCTGCTCTTCCTGATAGTTATCATCCTCCTCGTCCTGCCAGAAAGGACGGAGCAAGTTGAAGAACAGTAAACAGCTTATGAATATGAGCAGAAGAGATGATTCCGTAGCAACCGACGGACCTCCTTCAGGGCTTCTTGGCCCCAGAAAGCCTCGTCAAGCTCGACCTCCTCCTCTACGAGCTTGGTTATCCTGCGCAATCAGGGGGGGCAGACAGCGTAAGGAGAAGGGAAGATAGGTATAGGGCGAGGGGGAGGGAGAGCGAGGAGCAGGGAGACCACCTCTTTCCTCGGGTGGCACGCGCCGCGCGGTCGAGCAGGATGGGCGGCTCCTCCTCGCTTGCGGCGTGGTCGGCCATGGCGACTTCACCGGCGGCGAGATGGCGAATGGGTTCGGTCTCGCGGTGCCGAGTGGGGGATTTGGGAGAAACAACGAGTTGGGACGACCGGACGAGTGACGGCCCAAATCTATGTTAACACTACCGGCCCAAAACAGCCCAAATATATATTTTGAGCTGTAAAGCCCAAATCTTTagtctttcctttctttttctgaGATGATCTTTAGTCTTTTTTCCTTAATCATAAAAGTTTTACTTCGTGTCTCTAGACGCTACATGTCGGCCGTCTGATAACGGAAAAAGATCAACTGCCTCTATCACTTTTAGATGGATCTGCGAATGGCCATCCAATCTACCCACATGAGCAGTGACATCTCTTTGCAACCAGAGTGATGTTGCAATAGGCCCTCTGCAATAGGATGCTTGTTGCAATCACCTCTAAACATTATTTTCCTCCTGAAAATATTTGCAGCAAAAGTAATGTTGCGGAAATCTTTGCAACAGAGGGTATGTTGTAGAAATGTTGTTGGTCGTTTTCTAACATAATTTTTCCAAAAAAAGCTTGTGTTGTAGAAAACCTTTTGCAATAGATGACATGTTGCAGAAACGTTGCCACGACGGCTAGCGAGCTCGCCGGAGAAGCATGCTGATACGCCCTTCCTTTTCCTCTCCTACTTCTTCTCA
This portion of the Triticum dicoccoides isolate Atlit2015 ecotype Zavitan chromosome 7A, WEW_v2.0, whole genome shotgun sequence genome encodes:
- the LOC119331892 gene encoding SWR1 complex subunit 2-like; amino-acid sequence: MADHAASEEEPPILLDRAARATRGKRITKLVEEEVELDEAFWGQEALKEDEEDDNYQEEQDAGDVFDSDFDEDEPQPDDDPEKEVSERLPIKKRLVFPGKTMKKMKAKKKKKKNKVIKLEDDEGIDDKNPDKTTSSKQSDVPDEWESEKTIRKSTRTSVIVRQAEREAIRAEKKATAKPIKKRKEGEEKRMTQEEMLLEAAETEIMNMRNLERVLAREEEVKKKAVVQKAVYEGPTLRFHSRDGESRLEFINGASFGSELCTTSTPYPEKSVCVVTGLPAKYRDPKTGLPYATMAAFKIIRESFLKEEPDKKRPNMSNMGELFESVAGEHSTPKKKRIESKSPISGDLRHGGRFRRIPALDVMDED